Genomic DNA from Phyllopteryx taeniolatus isolate TA_2022b chromosome 10, UOR_Ptae_1.2, whole genome shotgun sequence:
CTGACACGCCTCTAATGCGTCTTCCTCTCCTGGCAGATACACTCCCCGACATCCCCTTCAACTGTGAGAAGACAGTTGGGGAGCAGACGTACTCCACCCCAAGGCTTCCCCCCATCTCCTACACGGGTCGCTTCACTCTCGAACCTGCCACCACCTGCAGCAACAGCCTCTGGGCGGAGCCTATTTTGGGCTTGTTCACCGGTTTGATGGGCAACATTCCTGTGAGCTCCAACTCTTCGTCTGCCAACTCACAGAACTTATCCTCCTCAACTTCATCCGCCACAAcgtcctcctcttccccctCATCTACCTCCTCCTCGTCGCAGAGCTCCAGCCTCGCGTCCTCCATTCACCACAACGAGCCTAACCCCATCTACTCGGCTGCCCCAACCTACTCCAACCCCAACTCAGACCTCTTTCCAGACCAGGGCCAAGCCTTCCCCAGTTCCAACGGCGCACAGTACCCTCCCCCTGCCTACCCTAACAGTAAAACGTGCAGCACTAGCTTTCCCGTGCCCATGATTCCTGACTACCTGTTCCCGCAGCAGCAGGGAGAGATCAGCCTGGTGCCCTCTGACCAAAAGCCATTCCAGAGTCAGTCAAGCCAGCCCTCTCTCACCCCCCTGTCTACCATCAAGGCCTTCGCCACCCAGACGGGCTCTCAAGACCTAAAGACTGTCTATCAGTCTCAGCTGATCAAGCCCAGCCGCATGCGCAAGTACCCTACCCGACCGAGCAAGACCCCCCCACACGAGAGGCCCTACGCCTGCCCGGTGGAGACGTGCGACCGCCGCTTCTCGCGCTCCGACGAGCTGACGCGCCACATTCGCATCCACACGGGCCAGAAGCCCTTCCAGTGCCGCATTTGCATGCGAAACTTCAGCCGCAGCGACCACCTAACAACGCACATCCGCACGCACACAGGCGAGAAGCCCTTTGCCTGCGATATCTGCGGACGCAAGTTTGCTCGCAGTGATGAGAGAAAGAGGCACACAAAGATCCACCTGCGGCAGAAGGACAAGAAGGCGGAGAAAGCGGGGACCGGGGCGTTGCGAGTGTCAGCCCCCGTGTCGGCCGCCTCGCCTGCCTCTAGCTACCCCTCGCCCATCACTTCATACCCGTCCCCGGTGTCTTCTTACCCGTCACCTGTCACCTCCTGCTACTCCTCTCCAGCGCACACTTCCTATCCATCTCCCTCTATTGCCACCACCTACCCTTCAGTGCCCATGTCAAGCACCTTCCAGTCCCAAGTCGCCTCTCCCTTCCCTTCGTCAGTCGCCTCCAACCTCTACAGCTCCCCTGTGCCCACCCCACTATCAGACCTGCAGACCACCCTCTCCCCAAGGACAATCGAGATCTGCTAAGATTGCTTCGAAAAGGTCACTTGAAGGGATGTGCGGCAGCAACTAAAGACTCCAGAGACTGTTGTTCCCcccctaaataaaaaaaaagcacttttgtGACTGCTCTCTGTGCGGTGTTGAGTCAATCCTGAGCAAGGTTTTTCCTTCCTCTCTGCCACAGCTCTGTCAAACAAATGCAGCACTTCAAATGCATAAAGGACTGAAAAGAGAGAGTTGGATCCAGCACTGTTGGCTCTTTACTATCAGgtacacacaaaatgaaaaagtgaagaTCGCCAGCAGCTGCAGTGCTCAAACACGTCCGCCCCTTGTAGGCATGCATACAGTACAAGAGACAATGACTGATATACATAAGCTACCATATATGTATATTGTTCATGTGCCATGTTTAGTTTTTATCATTCTTTGATATCATTGATGTgaacaatgatttgcatatctGCATTGTATTATTTGAAGTGAGCAGGGCCACATTTTCTACATTGTCTATTAAGTAGTGATGCTGCTGTGATAcgttttatttggaaaaagacaaaaaaaaacacgtattCAAGCATGAATAGGAGTGATGTTAGTTTCTGTTTGTAAATAGCATCCACTGGtactctttttctctctttctcacatGTGACATATCGTTGATtagaggaaagaaaaagaaaagagcatTTCCTGCCTGCCCCcccaaaaactaacaaaaaatgacaaacgcTCCCGTTATTTGGTGCCTTTTGTGAAGCCTTGCTGATGTCGCGAATTGGCTGCGTGCGCGAGAGAGGATGCGCTGCATCTCGCCTTATGGACTGAGGGAATATTTTTGTTACAGAATGTCACACTCGAATTGAAAAGGGATGAGGGCACTGCTTCATTTAATTAGAatgtaagctaaaaaaaaaacaaaaaaaaaacagagagaacattttaaattatatttttataagtGTAAATATCCACATCTTCAAGAGCCGGAATGTTGACATTACCTACTGAGTAGGCATGGGATTCTTTTGTATGTTCAAAACATGCAGttcattattttgtggtttttctttattttgtatttgtgtttgttgaaaCAAGTGACTGTTCCTGGCTTCTGAACACAATGAATGCGCTTAACTGCCAATGGGATATTTGGTGTAAAAGATATCCTCCcagaaattaaatataaataaaaatgtgaacatatatgtttttgttttggtgcttTAATGTTTAGACCAATTTGTTTAGACATATTTCCACAGGTTGCATTACGtacatttatttaacaacaaAGGAGAGGATTTTCTCGCTTGAATCAAAGAATACATTTGCTCAGCATAATCTCAGTTCGGTGGTCTCCAATCAGCGATAACACTAATGCATGACTCCCATTCCTACGAACACTGAGCATTTGATCTTGATTCATCCAACTTACTCTCAAAGATATTCCTCAGCTTATCTAAAGCTCAGTTTCAATTAAGATTCACACTGCCTGCCTCCAAACTGCTGCATACAGTCTGTATGCTCACCTTCAagctacatatatatatatatatatatatatatatagagagagagagagagagagagagagagagagagagagagagagagagagagtgtgtgagcgcgatatatatatatcctctTCACGCtgttagaaaatatttttggcagTAAATGAGGATCTTTTAAAATGACTGTGCACGGTTATGTTTTCCTCtgtcctttttttctcatgGATGTAACTGGCTAAATCCTGTCACTTCAAAGGACACAGTCGGAGTTCATCGTCCAACCACCATTTTCTACTTCCCATTTGTCTACCTAAATGAAAAACCTCTGGAGACAAGAACTCTACCCTTTCTTCAAGCCATATTTTGGAGAAATTTAGTGTTGTGACATTAACCAAAACTAGTTACAAAAGCAAACGCAGCTAAATtagaagcaggaaaacaagttGACGACATTGATGGCagtaaatggaaaataattcatATAATTGGTCTCCTGATCCCAAATTGACTTTCTAAATTGGCTCTGATGAGTTTATGTGTTTGTatcagcatgtgtgtgtctgtgttctgTGTACATCATTGAGACAGTGATACACACTGGCTGCTGTGTGTTGCTGTTGAGGTACAGCCATGTTAATATGAGGGACTATTGCTGTTTGTATTAAGCCTTTTTGACTAGGGCCACCATACTACAGCTTGATTTCAGCAATTTGGAGGTGAGTCAAAACAAACAACGCATTGTTTGTTGCATCACACATCACCCCTGGCAAATACACAcactataataaaaaaaaattgttaaaaaattaGGGCCAGTAATAGTATGACGAAAAATGGGAATCACAACCATTTATACTTTATACtacttgggtcaaattcttcagaactttaattttgactatcatagcaatgcagatgacacacactTATATCTAGCAGtctctccagatgactacagttaaactgaggtgttgtgtcgctgtctaaaacagataaataactggatgaaccataattttcttcaaatttaccacaaaaaaacagataattgtttttggcaataaataaaagaggatTGCCATTAGTAAATACCTGTTGTCACTCTCTtttaaaaccaaagaccaagtccaaaacctgatagattccgacctgactttcaacagtcatctcaaatcatttactaaaactgccttctaccatctgaagaacatgtccagagtgaaggcttgcatgtgtcaagcagaccaggagaacctcatccatgtttttatctcatgtagacttgactattgtaatggtcttctgactggactccccaaaaagagcattgaacagctgcagctcattcagaatgctgcagctcgggttctgaccagaacaaagaggtcagagcatattagtacaattctaaagtctttacactggcttccagtcagctttagaatagattttgaagttctgctactggtctataattcatgaaacggtttaggtcctgaatacatgaaagaaatgctaataggttataaacccagtagggctctgagatcgacagactcgagtccaaagcaaacatggtgaagtagcatttagctattatgctgcacacaaatggaataagttgccaagagaagtgacgtcagccccaagtgtgcatgtttttaagtccaggttaaaaactcttttttctcatgctttttagagcatttccacttttaaatgctatttcttgcactgtacgctgttttaattgtacttttgtttattttttctctttgttttaaatgtttataagctgtttttttttctttgtttttaaatgattttaatcatgcaaagcacattgagttaccttgtggaTGAAAtgggctatataaataaatttgctttgcattgATTTGCTTTAGACACTGTCATGTTTTTTACTATGAACAAATACAAGCTTGTCCTTACTATAGTATTAACAATTGCTGTACCAGTACTTCTTTAATGAATTAGGCTGCATTTTCTACCTGCCTAAATAGAAGCTGAGAAACATCTCCTTGAGCTCGTACTGATGTAGCAAGATTACAAAAATAGTGTCTTGTTGAGTAGTTAATGCTGTGTCTGCTTTGTACTTCTGCAGTTTTAGgctggtatttatttttcaaatgttaaatgCAAAGAAATCTGAACCTCCAATCTTCCACTGATTTgttcaaatataaaaacaaaatttcagtGGGAAACAGTTGTAGCTGACACGCCCATGGCATTGGGTTGTCATAGGAACCCcaagaactgataaacttcTGCATTCCTGCTTCCTGAACCTCAACCACCCGCATGGGAGGGGAGGAAGTGATCGATGACTGTTGAACAATGGAACACGATCACCCCTCACTGGTGGTTAGAGACGCTAGCAATGGACATTAAAATGATATTCGAGAAATCCCCCGCTTGTAGCGAACAAACAAACCAggaatattctaaatgtatgcctCGATGTCTGTGTCATTATTGTGTCAGTCTTACAGGTCCAGCTGTGGGACCTTGAGAACTgttcgtcttgatttgaagccaaacagtacaaACTGATGTTGTATTGAGCAATTAGTTGATTGGCTCAGACTAAAGTTTAGACAATCATTCTAtttgcttgatctatgagtaagagtgcaaagttgggagtattttagattagtatgtgatttttaaacccattttctTTACGGGCCAATTGTAGACTAAATTCGAGCTGATGGGCATGGTCTTCTCCAGTTCCCTTGTCCCTTAGACCCTgtccctgggtatttaacccttAACTTCCGCCTTCTCTCGTTCTTGCTTTTTGGTTCTCTGCCCTTCCTGGTTAACCTCCTCGGCTACGGGGCGGCTTCGGCCAACCCCTCCCGCCTCCTCTTTTCTTTGTCCGTTGTTGTCACCATGTGCACGACGTCGGACCACGACGGTGCCACTGGCCGATCAAAGAAGCCAGCCATTCGGCTTGGATTGTTTTTTCCCAGCCTTGATCTGTTGGCGGAGTTCCAGAAAGCCACTCCTGGCACTTCTAACAGTTACACCTGCAGTTGAGAGCAAAAGCGGGGCCCGCAACAAGTTCAAATGGCAGGAAAAGTTCCGAGCGC
This window encodes:
- the egr1 gene encoding early growth response protein 1, which encodes MAAAKTEMLLPALQISEPLNFPHSPMDNYPKLEEVMMLSSAGTPFLTASAPEGAGFGSGEPGEHYDHLAGDTLPDIPFNCEKTVGEQTYSTPRLPPISYTGRFTLEPATTCSNSLWAEPILGLFTGLMGNIPVSSNSSSANSQNLSSSTSSATTSSSSPSSTSSSSQSSSLASSIHHNEPNPIYSAAPTYSNPNSDLFPDQGQAFPSSNGAQYPPPAYPNSKTCSTSFPVPMIPDYLFPQQQGEISLVPSDQKPFQSQSSQPSLTPLSTIKAFATQTGSQDLKTVYQSQLIKPSRMRKYPTRPSKTPPHERPYACPVETCDRRFSRSDELTRHIRIHTGQKPFQCRICMRNFSRSDHLTTHIRTHTGEKPFACDICGRKFARSDERKRHTKIHLRQKDKKAEKAGTGALRVSAPVSAASPASSYPSPITSYPSPVSSYPSPVTSCYSSPAHTSYPSPSIATTYPSVPMSSTFQSQVASPFPSSVASNLYSSPVPTPLSDLQTTLSPRTIEIC